Proteins found in one Fulvitalea axinellae genomic segment:
- a CDS encoding PAS domain-containing hybrid sensor histidine kinase/response regulator: MLEKNGPLHGYSKQGKSLSLLHVSPETRTELGRFIQKAKVQYRDDSLRIRIRIFGDGDYTFPVIVDEVKTASSKIIFETAEGLVSLEAETSSLHRDTSPQPSAVFRITIETLSRKKRSALLRETLESNQKTNAGPAYLYSKSEGTERIIYVNRRFETVTGFSYEKSIGKSLDQIAQNRAEGKYLLMEKGDGRQGQYIRTEHALGIFPASTYHIGYLHDMTRERENVRRLRHTSALYRTAFDNGSIGFAILDQTGNILSFNAEADRTIQNLGGTALQVDTSLVSHFPNEHWGTVSGAFEMALQKRRSEIPFRYEDFTKQEHHISLAFKCVRTNDGDPVVFASFPDKTETRMLEQTRKALRKKTRFFANMSHEIRTPLNGMLGMIDLLAKNETSPEKLEKLEIIQYSSEQLMRVINDVLDFSKLEAGKMRIRNSVYDLRQTIRKTQQLFVPKAKEKNIEIAATYGKDVPGFIFADQGKFSQILTNLLSNAVKYSENGRIRIHVEKDKTKPSLEISVSDQGIGIPTAQLTHLFSQYYQADNQHWSTEKKGSGLGLAICKQMAELMGGNISASSELEKGSRFTLSMPYQEAIQQANTTHQPHQTERHFEGLTLLADDSSVNRRVMGMMLEELGLAVIKVENGKQALEEFAKHDFDLVLLDIRMPVLDGFETAKEIRKGHRNPPPIVALSGETQIPKHLENRFDDHLSKPVNIAQLEKCFEKVLQEKKEKTSELDKRLLAHPSKKRIIELINDFESDALDLILNLGQSYENGDNELTSAIRILKGMATLMGSESVYRNVVQLERSLNQNTKEQLPLALTKLLRTIQSYVDTSKKLLKTG, encoded by the coding sequence ATGCTGGAGAAAAACGGACCCTTACACGGATATTCCAAGCAGGGAAAAAGCCTGTCGCTACTCCATGTCAGCCCGGAAACCCGGACGGAACTCGGTCGCTTTATTCAGAAAGCCAAAGTACAATACAGAGACGATAGTTTAAGAATTCGAATTCGAATCTTCGGAGACGGAGACTACACTTTCCCGGTGATTGTTGATGAAGTAAAGACCGCTTCCTCCAAGATAATTTTCGAAACGGCGGAAGGTTTAGTGTCCCTTGAGGCCGAGACCTCTTCGCTTCATCGAGACACTTCTCCGCAACCATCCGCTGTTTTCCGTATCACAATCGAGACGCTTAGCCGAAAAAAACGCTCCGCTCTTTTGCGAGAAACTCTTGAGTCTAACCAAAAGACCAACGCCGGTCCTGCTTATTTATATTCCAAAAGTGAAGGCACGGAGCGAATCATCTATGTAAACAGAAGGTTTGAGACGGTAACCGGCTTCAGTTATGAAAAATCCATTGGCAAATCACTGGACCAAATAGCTCAAAACAGGGCGGAAGGGAAGTATTTGCTTATGGAAAAAGGCGACGGCCGACAGGGACAATATATCCGAACGGAACACGCCTTGGGGATTTTCCCCGCAAGTACGTATCATATCGGCTATCTGCACGATATGACCCGCGAAAGGGAAAACGTCCGGCGATTGCGACACACATCGGCGCTATACCGCACGGCCTTCGACAACGGCTCCATCGGCTTCGCCATTCTGGACCAAACGGGCAATATCCTCAGCTTTAACGCCGAGGCCGACCGCACGATACAAAACCTCGGCGGGACGGCCTTGCAGGTTGATACAAGCCTAGTGTCACACTTTCCAAACGAACATTGGGGAACAGTATCCGGGGCCTTTGAGATGGCGCTTCAAAAACGACGCTCGGAAATTCCGTTCCGTTATGAGGACTTCACAAAACAGGAACATCATATATCTCTGGCCTTCAAATGCGTTCGGACAAATGACGGCGACCCGGTGGTCTTCGCCAGCTTTCCGGACAAAACGGAGACCCGCATGCTAGAACAAACGCGTAAGGCTCTACGAAAAAAGACCCGCTTCTTCGCCAATATGAGTCACGAAATCCGCACACCGCTCAACGGCATGCTCGGAATGATAGATCTGCTGGCGAAGAATGAAACATCGCCCGAAAAACTCGAAAAGCTCGAAATCATCCAGTATTCATCCGAGCAACTTATGCGGGTGATTAACGACGTGCTTGACTTCTCGAAGCTTGAGGCGGGGAAAATGCGCATTCGCAACAGCGTTTATGACCTTCGCCAGACCATTAGGAAGACGCAGCAACTATTTGTCCCCAAGGCCAAAGAAAAAAACATCGAGATAGCCGCCACTTATGGCAAGGACGTTCCAGGATTTATCTTCGCCGACCAAGGCAAATTCTCACAAATACTCACCAATCTGCTCAGCAACGCAGTCAAATACTCCGAGAACGGCAGAATACGCATACACGTCGAAAAGGACAAGACGAAGCCTAGTTTGGAAATAAGCGTCAGTGATCAGGGAATCGGGATACCGACCGCACAGTTGACTCACCTTTTCTCGCAGTATTATCAAGCGGACAACCAGCATTGGAGCACCGAGAAAAAAGGCAGCGGACTCGGACTGGCCATCTGTAAGCAAATGGCCGAACTCATGGGCGGTAATATCTCCGCCAGTTCAGAGTTGGAAAAAGGTAGCCGATTCACCCTCTCCATGCCTTATCAGGAAGCTATACAGCAAGCAAACACAACGCATCAACCCCACCAAACCGAACGGCATTTCGAAGGCCTCACCCTACTGGCCGACGATAGCAGCGTAAACCGGCGGGTAATGGGCATGATGCTCGAAGAATTGGGACTGGCCGTAATCAAAGTGGAAAACGGTAAACAAGCCTTGGAAGAATTCGCCAAACACGATTTCGACCTGGTGCTGTTGGATATCAGGATGCCTGTACTCGACGGATTCGAGACGGCCAAAGAGATCAGGAAAGGCCACCGCAACCCACCGCCTATCGTGGCGCTGAGCGGAGAGACGCAGATACCAAAGCATTTGGAAAACCGGTTTGACGATCACCTCTCAAAGCCCGTCAATATAGCTCAGCTGGAAAAGTGTTTTGAGAAAGTACTCCAAGAAAAAAAGGAAAAAACCTCTGAACTTGACAAAAGGCTTCTGGCCCATCCAAGTAAGAAAAGAATCATCGAACTGATCAATGATTTTGAGTCCGACGCCTTGGACCTGATCCTGAACCTTGGGCAATCTTACGAAAACGGCGACAACGAACTGACCAGCGCCATACGTATTCTCAAGGGGATGGCCACTTTGATGGGCTCCGAAAGTGTCTACCGAAACGTGGTGCAATTGGAACGATCCCTCAACCAAAACACCAAAGAACAATTGCCTCTAGCCCTCACCAAACTGTTACGCACCATCCAATCTTATGTGGATACATCTAAAAAACTCCTGAAAACAGGCTAG
- a CDS encoding DinB family protein: MNKHINNLIVIRKNFLDLADGLSLEQLNLVPEGFTNNIIWNIGHSLVTQQMVTYKLAGHGCHVDGDMIRNYRKDSSPSGNVKPERWAEIRQLLIDTPDQLSEDLKTMDFSSFHSYTTSFGVTLESIEDAMRFNNIHESLHYGYALALRKAVLALVEKE, from the coding sequence ATGAACAAACACATAAACAATCTCATCGTCATTAGGAAGAACTTCCTAGACTTGGCGGACGGCCTCAGTTTGGAACAATTGAACCTCGTTCCAGAAGGTTTCACGAATAATATCATCTGGAATATCGGCCACTCTCTGGTCACGCAACAGATGGTTACTTACAAATTGGCGGGACACGGTTGCCATGTAGACGGCGACATGATCCGCAACTACAGGAAGGATTCTTCCCCTTCCGGTAACGTTAAGCCCGAAAGGTGGGCGGAGATCAGGCAACTCCTTATCGACACTCCCGACCAGCTTTCGGAAGATTTGAAGACAATGGACTTTTCTTCTTTCCATTCCTATACCACCAGTTTCGGGGTGACACTTGAATCTATCGAAGACGCGATGCGTTTCAACAATATTCACGAGAGTTTGCATTACGGTTACGCCTTGGCCCTCCGTAAGGCTGTACTCGCTTTGGTGGAAAAAGAGTAA
- a CDS encoding GNAT family N-acetyltransferase, translating into MEMIPQSIKSNIDNLTSLWRVTSGAHLNADARYDHCFVPFSQWPNRLWFRNKPTKDDLAQARKVLASMPDGMIVPSWEIYGESMRPEFETAGFEKLFSQIGMSMPVPETTPTVPDIVLRPVRNETDAKLWCDFFEESFGYRIGENILAHTWNDVSYYLVFQDSIPSGCLLLHFSGDTVGFHAMGITKTMRKKGIAEKAMWIGLETAKQKGSTLATLQASDMGKGVYERIGFKSEFVMDNFKTRE; encoded by the coding sequence ATGGAGATGATACCACAGTCAATCAAAAGCAACATTGACAATCTTACCTCACTATGGCGGGTGACCAGCGGCGCGCATTTGAACGCCGACGCCAGATACGACCATTGTTTTGTTCCCTTCTCCCAATGGCCAAACCGCCTATGGTTTCGGAACAAGCCTACGAAAGATGACTTGGCACAAGCCCGCAAAGTTTTGGCGAGCATGCCTGACGGAATGATTGTCCCCTCGTGGGAAATCTACGGCGAAAGTATGCGTCCGGAATTTGAGACAGCCGGTTTCGAAAAACTCTTCTCGCAAATCGGGATGTCCATGCCCGTGCCGGAGACTACACCCACCGTACCCGACATAGTCTTGAGGCCTGTGCGCAACGAAACGGACGCCAAACTTTGGTGCGACTTCTTCGAGGAATCGTTCGGCTATCGTATCGGCGAGAACATTTTGGCCCACACCTGGAACGACGTGTCGTATTATCTGGTCTTTCAAGACAGCATTCCTTCCGGTTGTCTTCTGCTCCATTTCTCAGGCGACACGGTAGGTTTCCACGCTATGGGCATAACGAAAACCATGAGGAAAAAAGGGATAGCGGAAAAAGCGATGTGGATCGGTTTGGAAACAGCCAAGCAAAAAGGCTCAACATTAGCCACCTTACAGGCATCCGATATGGGCAAGGGAGTCTATGAGAGGATAGGGTTTAAGAGTGAATTCGTGATGGATAACTTTAAAACAAGGGAATAA
- a CDS encoding thymidylate synthase produces the protein MKQYLDLMSRILNEGTDKDDRTGTGTRSVFGHQMRFDLSEGFPAVTTKKLHLRSIIHELLWFLKGETNIRYLKENGVSIWDEWADENGELGPVYGSQWRSWPTPEGGHIDQIEALISQIKANPDSRRLIVSAWNVAEVDHMALPPCHTMFQFYVAEGKLSCQLYQRSADVFLGVPFNIASYALLTMMVAQVCDLQPGEFIHTFGDAHLYKNHFEQAELQLSREPRPLPKMEINPDIKDIFSFKFEDFKLTGYDPHPHIKAPVAV, from the coding sequence ATGAAGCAGTATCTTGACCTAATGTCACGTATCCTCAATGAAGGAACGGACAAGGACGACCGCACCGGCACGGGCACCAGAAGCGTCTTCGGACACCAGATGAGATTCGACCTCTCGGAAGGATTCCCCGCCGTCACCACCAAAAAACTGCACCTGCGCTCGATCATCCACGAGTTGCTTTGGTTCCTTAAAGGCGAAACCAACATACGTTACCTCAAAGAGAACGGCGTGTCGATCTGGGACGAATGGGCCGACGAGAATGGCGAGTTGGGTCCCGTTTACGGTTCGCAATGGAGAAGCTGGCCTACGCCAGAGGGCGGACACATAGATCAGATAGAAGCCCTGATCAGTCAGATCAAAGCCAATCCCGACTCGCGACGCCTTATTGTAAGCGCTTGGAACGTAGCCGAAGTGGATCACATGGCCTTGCCGCCTTGCCACACCATGTTTCAGTTTTACGTAGCCGAAGGCAAGCTCTCTTGCCAGCTATACCAGCGCTCGGCCGACGTGTTCCTTGGCGTTCCGTTCAACATCGCGTCTTACGCCTTGCTCACCATGATGGTAGCGCAGGTTTGCGACCTCCAACCGGGCGAATTCATCCATACTTTCGGTGACGCCCACTTGTACAAAAACCATTTCGAGCAGGCGGAACTCCAACTGAGCCGTGAGCCTAGGCCTCTGCCCAAGATGGAAATCAACCCCGACATCAAAGACATTTTCTCGTTCAAATTCGAGGACTTCAAACTGACGGGCTATGATCCGCACCCGCATATCAAGGCTCCGGTAGCGGTATAA